One genomic window of Candidatus Pseudobacter hemicellulosilyticus includes the following:
- a CDS encoding ABC transporter permease, producing the protein MLRNYFKTAFRNLWKTRSYSLLNIAGLAVGITCAALIFLWVEDELGYNQHFPNKEDIYIVKSRQTYDGVTYVFEATQGLLADAIQQEVPGIKQAIRMNWVSRELFTVGDKQLYQLGYYTDPGFMDIFSLEFVEGNRASAMNTINDIVLTQSSARIFFGNEPAVGKMLRLNSGEEMKVTGVVRDLPKNSTIQFNWLIDFKQYARKQEGLTTWGNNSIMTMVQLQPGASLHAINRTLLDFVKNKTNGEVTFSRNYLYPIDRWRLYNNFDKDGNEQEGRIRYVRLFSIIAWVVLLIACINFMNLATARSEKRAREVGMRKVMGATKPALVAQFLGEALLLSLLSALLAILLTYLFMAPFNQLVEKELTVRALTPAHLGFLVAIVLLCSLVAGSYPAFYLSSFNPITTLKGGKQKTGAAGSVRRGLVVLQYSAAIILIICTVIIFQQVQYVKGRDIGFDRSQVLLTSLRGDMVNHMDLIKTQLLATGSVESVGLSNMNILHIGGNTSGLTWDGKDPGQRSLISFLLTDADFVPAMHLQLKEGRNFRPRMQGDSQSILVNESFARLIRKDGQVSGQTVQWNGSTLTIVGVVKDFVYNDVYAAADPVFFYPFQSRSSGLMNIRTKAGVNLPQALTRIEKVIKDNNPGYPFEYDFLDDTFNKIFRSEMLIQQLAGVFAVLSVIISCLGLFGLAAFTAERRTREMGIRKVLGASISSLISLLNREFLTLVLVSFLVAFPLAWWIMGNWLADYQYRTPLHWWVFALAGAGALLIALLTVSSQAIRAALANPVKSLKEE; encoded by the coding sequence ATGCTTAGAAATTACTTCAAAACTGCGTTCAGGAATCTTTGGAAGACCAGGAGTTACAGCCTGCTCAATATTGCAGGACTTGCCGTCGGCATCACCTGCGCCGCCCTGATCTTTTTATGGGTAGAAGATGAGCTTGGCTATAATCAGCATTTCCCCAACAAAGAAGATATATATATCGTTAAATCCAGGCAGACCTATGATGGCGTCACCTATGTATTTGAAGCAACCCAGGGACTGCTGGCCGATGCCATTCAGCAGGAAGTGCCGGGGATAAAACAGGCCATCCGGATGAACTGGGTGTCCAGGGAATTGTTTACGGTGGGCGATAAGCAGCTTTACCAGCTCGGCTATTATACAGATCCGGGCTTCATGGATATTTTCTCACTGGAATTTGTGGAAGGCAACCGCGCCTCCGCCATGAATACCATCAATGATATTGTACTCACCCAATCCTCCGCCCGCATATTTTTTGGGAACGAACCGGCCGTAGGCAAAATGCTCCGCCTCAACAGTGGTGAAGAGATGAAGGTGACCGGCGTTGTCAGAGACCTGCCGAAGAACAGTACCATCCAGTTCAACTGGCTGATCGATTTTAAACAGTATGCGCGGAAGCAGGAAGGGCTGACCACCTGGGGCAATAATTCCATTATGACCATGGTACAGCTGCAGCCCGGGGCCAGCTTGCATGCCATTAACAGGACCCTCCTGGATTTTGTAAAGAACAAGACCAACGGGGAGGTAACTTTTTCCCGGAATTACCTGTATCCCATAGACCGCTGGCGGCTCTATAACAATTTTGACAAAGACGGCAATGAACAGGAAGGACGCATCCGCTATGTGCGCCTGTTCAGCATCATAGCCTGGGTAGTGCTGCTGATAGCCTGTATCAATTTTATGAACCTGGCCACCGCCCGTTCAGAAAAACGGGCGCGGGAAGTGGGCATGCGCAAAGTGATGGGCGCCACCAAACCTGCCCTGGTAGCCCAGTTCCTGGGAGAAGCGCTGCTGCTGTCCCTGTTGTCGGCCCTGCTGGCCATCCTGCTCACTTACCTTTTTATGGCCCCTTTCAACCAGCTGGTGGAAAAAGAACTGACGGTCCGGGCCCTGACGCCTGCCCACCTCGGTTTCCTGGTGGCTATTGTCCTGTTGTGCAGCCTGGTGGCGGGCAGCTATCCTGCTTTTTATCTCTCCTCCTTCAATCCCATTACCACGCTGAAAGGCGGCAAGCAAAAAACAGGCGCCGCCGGCTCTGTCCGTCGCGGCCTGGTGGTATTGCAATATTCAGCAGCCATTATCCTCATCATCTGTACAGTCATCATTTTCCAGCAGGTACAGTATGTTAAAGGCCGGGATATTGGCTTTGACCGCAGCCAGGTGCTGCTCACCAGCCTGCGGGGCGATATGGTCAATCATATGGACCTGATCAAAACGCAGCTACTGGCCACCGGCAGTGTGGAAAGCGTGGGGCTCAGCAATATGAATATCCTGCATATTGGCGGTAATACGAGTGGATTGACTTGGGACGGGAAAGATCCAGGGCAGCGGTCGCTGATCAGTTTCCTGCTGACGGATGCCGACTTTGTCCCTGCCATGCATTTACAGCTGAAGGAAGGACGTAATTTCCGGCCCCGAATGCAGGGTGACAGCCAAAGCATCCTGGTGAATGAAAGTTTTGCCCGCCTTATCCGGAAGGATGGACAGGTAAGCGGCCAGACGGTTCAATGGAATGGCAGCACCCTGACCATTGTGGGTGTGGTAAAAGATTTTGTGTATAACGATGTTTATGCTGCTGCCGATCCTGTTTTCTTCTATCCCTTCCAGAGCAGATCATCCGGGTTAATGAACATCCGGACAAAAGCCGGCGTCAACCTGCCCCAGGCGCTTACCCGTATAGAAAAAGTGATCAAGGACAATAACCCCGGCTATCCTTTTGAGTATGATTTCCTGGACGATACATTTAATAAAATCTTCAGGTCAGAAATGCTGATCCAGCAACTGGCCGGCGTGTTTGCTGTGCTGTCGGTGATCATTTCCTGCCTCGGCCTTTTTGGACTGGCAGCCTTCACCGCCGAAAGACGCACCCGGGAAATGGGCATCCGCAAAGTGCTGGGCGCTTCTATAAGTTCCCTGATCAGTTTACTCAACCGGGAGTTCCTGACGCTGGTGCTGGTATCCTTCCTGGTGGCTTTCCCCCTGGCCTGGTGGATCATGGGCAACTGGCTGGCCGATTACCAGTACCGCACGCCCCTGCATTGGTGGGTCTTTGCCCTGGCAGGCGCAGGCGCGCTGCTGATTGCCTTGCTGACCGTCAGCTCACAAGCCATCCGGGCGGCCCTGGCTAACCCGGTCAAAAGCCTGAAAGAAGAATAA
- a CDS encoding glycoside hydrolase family 127 protein: MKIFLGFLSGLLLSMTSWAQEPTYITAKAPLKQNAYIELPLGAIKPQGWLREMLVRQAKGATGRLDQLYPLVMNERNGWLGGDGDQWERGPYWIDGLLPLAYILDDKALIAKAKPWVEWAINSQSPDGHFGPTKDYPWERGIQRDNSRDWWPKMVMLKVLQQYYMATRDQRVISLMSRYFRYQLQELPRKPLGHWTFWATYRGGDNLAVVYWLYNITGEPFLLELGDLIHKQTFDYTNAFLNTDLLSTKGSIHCVNLAQGMKEPLVYYQHHPEAQYIRATEKGLQDLRRFNGMAHGLYGGDEALHGNDPTQGSEFCSAVEMMFSLETMLAITGSTQYADQLEKIAFNALPTQASDDFMTRQYFQQANQVMASRHFRNFDVNHHGTDVCFGLLSGYPCCTSNMHQGWPKFTQNLWYATAGKGIAALVYSPSEVKAVVGAGMEVNWKEETNYPFEEKIRFTLNIAKKKQTVSFPFHLRIPAWCRQARIRINGQLWKEATGNQVAVISREWRSGDVVELELPMHLFTNRWHENSVSIERGPLAYALKIGDTLTKVINDKDPVEYGDHYYEYHPTTPWNYGLVNVEQQKLAVNYTVETKAGVSPYPWNPENAPILIRTKGKRIPSWTLYNEMAGPLPYSNIFQMAVDQQEEEIILIPYGCTNLRIAQFPVVH; encoded by the coding sequence ATGAAAATCTTTCTCGGTTTCCTATCTGGTCTCCTGCTATCGATGACATCATGGGCACAGGAACCAACCTATATCACGGCCAAAGCACCGTTAAAACAGAACGCCTATATCGAATTACCCCTTGGCGCCATTAAACCACAGGGCTGGCTCCGGGAAATGCTGGTCCGCCAGGCGAAAGGCGCCACGGGCAGGCTGGATCAGCTCTATCCCCTGGTCATGAATGAACGCAATGGCTGGCTGGGTGGCGACGGCGATCAGTGGGAACGAGGCCCCTACTGGATCGACGGCCTGCTGCCGCTTGCTTATATCCTGGACGACAAAGCCCTCATTGCAAAAGCCAAACCCTGGGTGGAATGGGCTATCAATAGCCAGTCGCCCGACGGACATTTCGGTCCTACCAAAGACTATCCCTGGGAAAGAGGGATACAGCGGGATAACAGTCGCGACTGGTGGCCCAAAATGGTGATGCTGAAAGTACTGCAGCAATATTATATGGCTACACGCGACCAACGGGTCATTTCCCTCATGAGCAGGTACTTCAGGTACCAGCTGCAGGAACTGCCCCGCAAGCCGCTCGGACACTGGACCTTCTGGGCCACCTACCGCGGCGGCGATAACCTGGCCGTAGTATACTGGCTCTATAATATCACCGGTGAACCCTTCCTGCTGGAACTGGGCGACCTGATCCACAAACAGACCTTCGACTATACCAATGCCTTCCTCAATACTGACCTCCTGTCCACAAAGGGCAGCATCCATTGCGTTAACCTGGCCCAGGGTATGAAAGAACCACTGGTCTACTACCAGCATCACCCGGAAGCGCAATATATCCGCGCTACGGAAAAAGGCCTGCAGGACCTCCGAAGATTCAATGGCATGGCGCATGGCCTGTATGGCGGAGATGAAGCCCTTCACGGCAATGACCCCACGCAGGGATCAGAATTCTGCTCCGCCGTGGAAATGATGTTCTCCCTGGAAACCATGCTGGCAATCACCGGTTCCACACAATACGCGGACCAGCTGGAAAAGATCGCTTTCAATGCTCTGCCCACACAGGCCTCAGACGATTTCATGACCCGCCAGTATTTCCAGCAAGCCAACCAGGTAATGGCTTCGCGGCATTTCCGCAATTTTGATGTGAACCATCATGGTACAGATGTCTGCTTCGGCCTGTTATCAGGCTATCCCTGTTGCACTTCCAATATGCACCAGGGCTGGCCCAAATTCACCCAGAACCTCTGGTATGCTACGGCCGGCAAAGGCATTGCCGCCCTGGTCTATTCTCCCAGCGAGGTAAAAGCCGTAGTAGGCGCAGGCATGGAAGTGAACTGGAAAGAAGAGACCAATTACCCTTTTGAAGAAAAGATCCGCTTCACCCTGAACATCGCCAAAAAGAAACAGACCGTTTCTTTCCCCTTCCACCTGCGCATTCCCGCCTGGTGCCGGCAAGCCAGGATCAGGATCAACGGCCAGTTATGGAAAGAAGCGACAGGCAACCAGGTGGCGGTGATCAGCCGCGAATGGAGATCCGGTGATGTAGTGGAACTGGAACTGCCCATGCACCTGTTCACCAACCGCTGGCACGAAAACTCCGTGTCCATTGAACGCGGCCCGCTGGCCTATGCGCTGAAGATCGGAGATACCCTGACAAAAGTGATCAACGATAAAGACCCTGTTGAATATGGCGACCACTATTACGAGTACCATCCCACCACACCCTGGAACTATGGACTGGTGAATGTGGAACAACAAAAGCTGGCCGTCAACTATACCGTAGAAACAAAAGCGGGCGTATCTCCCTATCCCTGGAACCCGGAAAATGCACCGATCCTGATCAGGACCAAAGGAAAACGGATACCTTCCTGGACACTGTACAATGAAATGGCCGGTCCCCTGCCCTACAGCAATATTTTCCAGATGGCTGTTGATCAGCAGGAAGAAGAAATTATACTGATCCCCTATGGCTGCACCAACCTGCGGATAGCACAGTTCCCGGTAGTACATTAA
- a CDS encoding IS3 family transposase produces MSVRRQCELLTVNRSTLYYKPIGEKPENIKMMEIMDKHLTMHPTEGVVSLVYYFRNKGYQVGPKRIRRLLKIMGRQTIYRRKNLTKQGLKQFIKPYLLKGMKITRANQVWSTDITYIPMRTGFMYLTAIMDIYSRRIVGWGISNSLAATWCKEVLQDAILQHGKPEIINSDQGCQYTSAVWTQYLEGEQILASMDGKGRALDNVWIERFWKSLKYDYVYLNPAEDGFELLEGVQNHIGYYHDKIHHTTCETPNERYQRSLQQAA; encoded by the coding sequence ATATCTGTTCGCCGGCAGTGTGAATTGCTTACAGTAAACCGCAGTACACTGTATTATAAACCTATTGGAGAGAAGCCGGAGAACATTAAGATGATGGAGATCATGGATAAGCACCTGACTATGCATCCAACGGAAGGTGTAGTATCGCTGGTTTACTATTTTCGCAACAAAGGCTACCAGGTTGGCCCCAAGCGGATCAGGCGCTTGTTGAAAATAATGGGACGCCAGACTATTTACCGCCGAAAGAATCTGACGAAGCAAGGATTGAAGCAGTTTATAAAACCGTATTTGCTCAAAGGGATGAAGATTACCCGTGCCAATCAAGTTTGGTCGACCGACATCACTTATATCCCAATGCGTACAGGATTTATGTATCTGACGGCGATCATGGATATATACAGCCGCCGGATTGTTGGATGGGGCATCAGTAACTCTTTAGCAGCCACCTGGTGTAAAGAAGTACTGCAAGACGCAATACTCCAACATGGCAAGCCAGAGATCATCAATTCTGATCAGGGTTGTCAATATACCAGTGCCGTATGGACACAGTATCTCGAGGGGGAACAAATACTTGCATCTATGGATGGGAAAGGGAGAGCCCTCGATAATGTGTGGATTGAACGTTTCTGGAAATCCTTGAAATACGATTATGTCTACTTAAATCCCGCCGAAGATGGTTTTGAACTGTTAGAAGGAGTTCAAAACCATATCGGCTACTATCATGACAAAATTCATCATACCACCTGTGAAACACCCAATGAACGATATCAAAGATCTTTGCAGCAAGCTGCTTGA
- a CDS encoding transposase, with product MKKQTRRKFSPSFKAKVALEAIKGQVTLAELATKYEVNQVIIARWKAEFLANMSAAFEKPDKTEEPSVDTQELYAQIGQLKVENEFLKKSFKKLGG from the coding sequence ATGAAAAAGCAAACACGAAGAAAATTCAGTCCTTCCTTCAAAGCCAAAGTGGCTCTGGAAGCAATTAAGGGGCAGGTTACGCTCGCAGAGCTGGCCACAAAATACGAGGTGAACCAGGTTATTATCGCACGCTGGAAGGCCGAATTCTTGGCTAATATGAGTGCGGCCTTTGAAAAGCCTGATAAGACAGAGGAGCCCTCCGTAGATACCCAGGAGTTATATGCCCAAATCGGGCAGCTCAAGGTAGAGAATGAGTTCTTAAAAAAAAGCTTCAAGAAACTTGGGGGGTAG
- a CDS encoding nitronate monooxygenase, translating to MWRKEAIVQQLGIQYPILLGPFGGGFSTPQLTAAVSNAGGLGGYGAYTLNAAEIIAADQQIRQLTDKPYNLNLWVSDTDAPDGAVTDQQYEQAAQLFKPYFEEAGIPLPAKPAPFQSRFGNQLQAVLDIRPKVFSFLFGVPPSTVMEDCRRRGILLVGAATTLDEAIFLENAGVDMIIAAGFEAGGHRPSFLDKAENSIIGSFVLLQLIREKVKV from the coding sequence ATGTGGCGTAAGGAGGCAATTGTTCAACAGCTGGGCATTCAATACCCGATCCTGCTGGGTCCATTCGGCGGAGGATTCTCCACCCCGCAGCTGACCGCTGCCGTTTCCAATGCCGGCGGTCTTGGCGGTTATGGCGCATATACGCTCAATGCAGCGGAGATCATTGCTGCCGATCAACAGATCCGGCAGCTCACTGATAAGCCCTATAACCTCAATCTCTGGGTATCGGATACAGATGCGCCGGATGGCGCTGTCACGGACCAGCAATATGAGCAGGCGGCACAGCTGTTCAAACCTTATTTTGAAGAAGCGGGCATACCGCTTCCTGCCAAACCAGCTCCTTTTCAATCGCGGTTCGGGAACCAGCTACAGGCCGTGCTGGATATCCGGCCCAAGGTCTTCAGCTTCCTGTTCGGCGTGCCTCCCAGTACCGTGATGGAGGATTGTCGCAGGCGCGGCATCCTGCTGGTGGGCGCCGCCACCACCCTGGACGAAGCCATCTTCCTTGAAAATGCCGGTGTGGATATGATCATTGCTGCCGGCTTTGAAGCCGGAGGTCATCGTCCCTCCTTCCTGGATAAAGCGGAAAATTCTATTATCGGTAGTTTTGTCTTACTGCAGCTGATCCGTGAAAAAGTGAAAGTATAA